GCCCGGCTGACGGCCTCGACGACCGCGGGATGCCCGTGTCCGAGACCGGATGCCGTCCAGGTGGCCGACAGGTCGAGCAGTTCCCGGCCGTCGGGTGCGACCAGTGTGCAGCCGTGGCCGGAGACGACCTCCAGCGGGAAGAACCGGAGCTTCTCGATCCCGGCGACGGCGGCCGCGTCGCGGGCGTAGAGCGTGTTCACCGGACCTCCACGGGTGGCGTCAGCGCCAGCTCGGCGGTCAGCGATTCACCCACCCGCTTGGCGATACCCGAGGCGGCCAGCGCGATCACCAGGCCGACCGCGCACCAGTACAGCCCCAACAACGGTGCTGCGGTCCAGGTTTGGGCGTCCTTCACGTTGAACCACAAGACCACGGCGATCACCACGGCGCCCAGTAGCGGCAACGCGAGGCCGAGCACCTTGCCCTGGCCGCCGTGCACCCCGACGAACCTGGGTGCGCCGACGAACCACGCGGCGGCGATCTCGACCAGCAGGTAGCACACCATCAGGCAGACCGAACCGGCCACCGCGAACAGGAAGTACGTGTCGATCGCGTCGTTGCCGGTACCCATGTCCGGCCAGTCGAGCAGGCCACAGATCACGTCCACCACCAGAGCCAGTCCGACCACCAGCCAGGTGGCGCGGCGCGGACCGCCGGTGGCCTCATGGATGTGCGCCAGCGACTTCGGACCGAAGCCGTCACGACCGAACGCGAACAGCATGCGGCCCGAGGTCGCCGCGGTCGCCATGTGGCAGCCGAACGCGGCGACGGTCGCGGTGAAGATGATGAGCAGCGAGAACCACTGGCCGATGTAGCTGCTGCCCAAGTCTCCCAAGGTGTTTCCCGAACCCTGGAATGCGGCCAGGCCGGCCTCGTCGGTGCCGAAGCCGATCACCTGGGCGAACATCACGACGACGAACAGCACGCCGGTGAGGATCAACGTTCCGCCCAGCGCCCGCGGGATGTTGCGGCCGGGGTTGTCGGTCTCTTCGCCCATCGACGCGCATGCCTCGAAGCCGGCCCACGACAGGAACGCCGCGACCACACCGCTGAGGACTGCCGAAGGCGATACGCCACTGCCGGAGAAGGAGAACACGCTGAAGTCGAATCCGGTCGTCGGGGCACCGCCTTTCGCGAAGATCGCGACGACCAGCACGATCATGGCCACGATGCCGATGCCTTCGATGCCGAGCAGGATCTTGGCCAGCACCCTGATGTCGCGACCCGCCAGGGCGAACGAGATGGCCGCGCCGATCACCACGATGACGAGCCACGGCACCTGGTAGGGGTTGTCGTTGCCCGGTTGCAGCTGTGCGATGAACGCGTTGGTGAAGGCCGCTGTCAGCGCGAGGGTTCCGATCGAGAACCCGAC
Above is a window of Mycolicibacterium boenickei DNA encoding:
- a CDS encoding APC family permease; the protein is MTTSAAADPDQLPHRRLPFWVALALSVATVGPTLAMSGNGQGLIGTVGKAIPLVFLIGLIGVSLVGYSFVRLTRHLNHAGSAYALVGGTVGPRTGFFSGFAMLGAYVGFSIGTLALTAAFTNAFIAQLQPGNDNPYQVPWLVIVVIGAAISFALAGRDIRVLAKILLGIEGIGIVAMIVLVVAIFAKGGAPTTGFDFSVFSFSGSGVSPSAVLSGVVAAFLSWAGFEACASMGEETDNPGRNIPRALGGTLILTGVLFVVVMFAQVIGFGTDEAGLAAFQGSGNTLGDLGSSYIGQWFSLLIIFTATVAAFGCHMATAATSGRMLFAFGRDGFGPKSLAHIHEATGGPRRATWLVVGLALVVDVICGLLDWPDMGTGNDAIDTYFLFAVAGSVCLMVCYLLVEIAAAWFVGAPRFVGVHGGQGKVLGLALPLLGAVVIAVVLWFNVKDAQTWTAAPLLGLYWCAVGLVIALAASGIAKRVGESLTAELALTPPVEVR